A region of Spiribacter roseus DNA encodes the following proteins:
- the ruvA gene encoding Holliday junction branch migration protein RuvA has translation MIGRLRGTLIDKQPPWVVVDVSGVGYEIELPMSSIYQLPASGETVVLRVHQGLRDEVPVLYGFYTEGERGLFRALIRVNGVGPKMALAILSGISAEEFRRSVEQKDTATLTRLPGIGKKIAERLTLEMQDRLDGLGSAAGGLPGAIAGAGSAPSADDPRAEASAALVALGYKPAEAQRLLQGIEAEDSEQLIRAALKKAVR, from the coding sequence ATGATCGGGCGGCTGCGCGGCACGCTGATCGACAAGCAACCGCCCTGGGTGGTGGTGGACGTGAGCGGCGTGGGCTACGAGATCGAACTGCCCATGTCGAGCATCTACCAGCTGCCGGCAAGCGGCGAGACCGTGGTCCTGCGCGTCCACCAGGGCCTGCGCGACGAGGTGCCGGTGCTCTATGGCTTTTACACCGAGGGCGAGCGCGGCCTGTTCCGTGCCCTGATCCGGGTCAATGGCGTCGGCCCCAAAATGGCCCTGGCGATCCTCTCCGGCATCAGCGCCGAGGAATTCCGCCGCTCCGTCGAGCAGAAAGACACCGCCACCCTCACCCGCCTGCCCGGCATCGGTAAGAAGATCGCCGAGCGCCTGACCCTGGAGATGCAGGACCGGCTGGATGGACTGGGCAGCGCGGCAGGCGGCCTGCCCGGTGCCATCGCCGGAGCCGGCAGCGCGCCGAGTGCCGACGACCCGCGCGCCGAGGCCAGCGCCGCGCTGGTGGCGCTGGGCTACAAACCCGCGGAGGCCCAGCGGCTGCTGCAAGGGATCGAGGCCGAGGACAGCGAGCAACTCATCCGCGCCGCCCTCAAAAAGGCGGTACGCTAG
- a CDS encoding YebC/PmpR family DNA-binding transcriptional regulator — translation MAGHSKWANIQHRKKAQDAKRGKIFTKMIREITVAARQGGDDPDANPRLRLAVDRALGVNMPKDKIDKAAARGAGNDEGTAYEEARFEGYGPGGIAIMADCMTDNRNRTVGEIRHAFNKHNGNMGTDGCVAFMFQQRGVMLFPPDTDEDTLMEAALEAGAEDVIANDDGSFEVLTAPEDFPTVRDALTDNGLTPADAEVTMRPENTTELDDDDARKAVKLIERLEDLDDVQHVYTNAELQAAAYEDA, via the coding sequence ATGGCAGGTCACAGCAAGTGGGCGAACATCCAGCACCGCAAAAAGGCGCAGGACGCCAAGCGCGGCAAGATCTTCACCAAGATGATCCGTGAGATCACGGTGGCGGCGCGTCAGGGCGGCGACGACCCCGATGCCAACCCGCGCCTGCGCCTCGCCGTGGACCGGGCCCTTGGCGTGAACATGCCCAAGGACAAGATCGACAAGGCCGCCGCCCGGGGTGCCGGCAATGATGAGGGCACCGCCTACGAGGAGGCCCGGTTCGAGGGCTATGGCCCCGGTGGCATCGCCATCATGGCCGACTGCATGACCGACAACCGCAACCGCACGGTCGGCGAGATCCGCCACGCCTTCAACAAGCACAACGGCAACATGGGGACCGATGGCTGTGTCGCGTTCATGTTCCAGCAGCGCGGCGTGATGCTGTTTCCGCCGGACACCGACGAGGACACCCTGATGGAGGCCGCGCTCGAGGCCGGCGCCGAGGATGTCATCGCCAACGACGACGGTTCATTCGAGGTCCTGACCGCGCCCGAGGACTTTCCCACTGTGCGCGATGCCCTGACGGACAATGGCCTGACCCCGGCGGACGCCGAGGTGACCATGCGCCCCGAGAACACCACCGAGCTCGATGATGATGACGCCCGCAAGGCGGTCAAACTGATCGAGCGGCTCGAGGACCTGGACGACGTCCAGCACGTCTACACCAACGCCGAGCTCCAGGCCGCCGCCTACGAGGACGCCTGA
- the ruvB gene encoding Holliday junction branch migration DNA helicase RuvB, protein MIDNDRIIASNAAPDDEAVDRAIRPRRLADYIGQQGVREQLEIFIGAARGRAEALDHVLVFGPPGLGKTTLAHIIAQELGVNLRQTSGPVIDRPGDLAALLTNLEPGDVLFVDEIHRLSAVVEEVLYPAMEDQQIDIVVGEGPAARSIKLDLPAFTLVGATTRAGLLTSPLRDRFGIVQRLEYYSVDELTTIVNRSAGLLNLSMAADGATEIARRARGTPRIANRLLRRVRDYAEVRADGRISRAVAADAMDMLKVDDSGFDIQDRRLLHAIIDKFDGGPVGVESLAAAIGEERGTIEDVIEPYLIQQGFVHRTPRGRMATRNAYAHLDIPAPPRIDDPNGELFRRS, encoded by the coding sequence ATGATCGACAACGACCGCATTATCGCCAGCAACGCCGCGCCCGATGACGAGGCCGTGGATCGCGCCATCCGCCCGCGGCGGCTTGCCGACTACATCGGCCAGCAGGGCGTTCGCGAGCAGCTCGAGATCTTCATCGGCGCCGCCCGCGGTCGGGCCGAGGCGCTCGACCATGTGCTGGTGTTTGGTCCGCCCGGGCTCGGCAAGACCACCCTGGCGCACATCATCGCCCAGGAGCTGGGCGTCAACCTGCGCCAGACCTCGGGCCCGGTCATCGACCGCCCCGGCGACCTGGCCGCGCTGCTCACCAACCTCGAGCCTGGAGATGTCCTGTTCGTCGACGAGATCCATCGCCTCTCGGCGGTGGTTGAAGAGGTCCTCTACCCCGCCATGGAGGACCAGCAGATCGACATCGTTGTCGGCGAGGGGCCGGCGGCGCGCTCCATCAAACTCGACCTGCCGGCCTTCACCCTGGTCGGGGCGACCACCCGCGCGGGGCTGCTGACCTCGCCCCTGCGCGACCGCTTCGGCATCGTCCAGCGGCTTGAGTACTACTCGGTCGACGAGCTCACCACCATCGTCAACCGCTCCGCCGGGCTGCTCAACCTGAGCATGGCCGCCGACGGCGCCACCGAGATCGCGCGCCGGGCGCGGGGCACCCCGCGCATCGCCAACCGCCTGCTGCGCCGGGTGCGCGATTACGCCGAGGTGCGTGCCGACGGCCGCATCAGCCGCGCCGTGGCCGCCGACGCCATGGACATGCTCAAGGTCGATGACAGCGGCTTCGACATCCAGGACCGACGCCTGCTGCACGCGATCATCGACAAGTTCGACGGAGGCCCCGTCGGCGTCGAGAGCCTCGCCGCCGCCATCGGTGAAGAACGCGGCACCATCGAAGACGTCATCGAGCCCTACCTGATCCAGCAGGGCTTCGTGCATCGCACGCCGCGCGGCCGCATGGCGACGCGCAACG
- the ruvC gene encoding crossover junction endodeoxyribonuclease RuvC: MAAAGGERRILGIDPGSVRTGFGIIAVDGARSRYIASGVIQAGSGAFAERLHTIFTGLTEVIAEHAATESAIEEVFVNRNIQSALKLGQARGAAICACAGAGLSVAEYSARAIKQALVGRGGAEKTQVGYMVRTVLGLQGELREDAADALAVALSHAQHDRFRRQMARSSPGGAA, from the coding sequence ATGGCGGCGGCGGGCGGTGAGCGACGCATACTGGGCATTGATCCGGGATCGGTGCGCACCGGCTTCGGCATTATCGCCGTGGACGGGGCGCGCAGCCGGTATATCGCCAGCGGCGTGATCCAGGCCGGCAGCGGCGCGTTCGCCGAGCGACTGCACACCATCTTCACCGGGCTCACTGAGGTGATCGCCGAGCATGCCGCCACGGAAAGCGCCATCGAGGAAGTCTTCGTCAACCGCAACATCCAGTCCGCGCTCAAGCTGGGCCAGGCCCGCGGGGCGGCGATCTGCGCCTGTGCCGGCGCCGGCCTGAGCGTGGCGGAGTACAGCGCCCGCGCCATCAAGCAGGCCCTGGTGGGCCGCGGAGGGGCCGAGAAGACCCAGGTGGGTTATATGGTGCGGACCGTGCTGGGGCTCCAGGGCGAGCTGCGCGAGGACGCCGCCGACGCCCTGGCCGTGGCCCTCAGCCACGCCCAGCATGACCGGTTCCGTCGCCAGATGGCGCGTTCGTCACCCGGGGGCGCGGCATGA